In Pseudomonas alcaliphila JAB1, a single window of DNA contains:
- the truB gene encoding tRNA pseudouridine(55) synthase TruB, whose translation MAQVKRIRRKVDGIILLDKPHGFTSNAALQKVRWLLNAEKAGHTGSLDPLATGVLPLCFGEATKFSQYLLDADKGYETVAQLGVTTTTGDAEGDVVERRPVTVGRAEIEALLPRFRGEIKQIPPMYSALKKDGQPLYKLARAGEVVEREARSVTIARLELLACEGEQARLAVDCSKGTYIRTLVEDLGQLLGCGAHVAELRRTKAGPFDLARTVTLEELEAAHAEGGHEALDRFLLPADSGLQDWPLLQFSEHSAFYWLQGQPVRAPEAPKFGMVRVQDHNGRFIGIGEVSDDGRIAPRRLIYTGA comes from the coding sequence GTGGCGCAGGTCAAACGTATTCGCCGCAAGGTCGACGGCATTATCCTGCTCGACAAGCCGCACGGTTTCACCTCCAACGCCGCGCTGCAAAAGGTGCGTTGGCTGCTCAATGCCGAGAAGGCCGGTCACACCGGTAGCCTCGACCCGTTGGCCACCGGTGTGCTGCCGCTGTGTTTCGGTGAGGCGACCAAGTTCTCCCAGTATCTGCTTGATGCTGACAAGGGCTACGAGACCGTCGCTCAGTTGGGTGTCACCACCACCACTGGTGATGCCGAAGGCGATGTTGTGGAACGGCGCCCGGTGACCGTCGGTCGCGCCGAGATTGAGGCACTGTTGCCGCGTTTTCGCGGTGAAATCAAACAGATACCGCCAATGTACTCGGCCTTGAAGAAGGACGGTCAGCCACTCTACAAGCTGGCGCGTGCGGGTGAAGTAGTGGAGCGCGAAGCGCGTTCTGTTACTATTGCGCGCCTGGAATTGCTGGCTTGCGAAGGCGAGCAGGCGCGCCTGGCGGTTGATTGCAGCAAAGGCACCTATATTCGTACGTTGGTCGAGGATCTCGGCCAGTTGCTCGGCTGCGGTGCACATGTCGCCGAACTGCGCCGTACCAAGGCGGGCCCGTTCGACCTGGCGCGCACCGTAACGCTGGAAGAGCTGGAGGCCGCACACGCCGAAGGTGGTCATGAAGCGCTGGATCGCTTCCTGCTGCCGGCCGATAGCGGTCTGCAGGATTGGCCGCTGCTGCAGTTCTCCGAGCACAGTGCGTTCTACTGGTTGCAAGGGCAGCCGGTGCGAGCGCCGGAAGCGCCGAAGTTCGGCATGGTGCGGGTGCAGGATCACAATGGTCGCTTCATCGGTATCGGTGAGGTGAGTGACGATGGGCGTATAGCCCCGCGTCGATTGATTTATACCGGCGCCTAG
- the folP gene encoding dihydropteroate synthase: MSQAQHLSRLPCGSRLLDLSRPQVMGILNVTPDSFSDGGRFTARDAALRHAEQMVAAGATLIDIGGESTRPGARAVSPTEELERVAPVVEAIARQLDVIISVDTSTPAVMRESARLGAGLINDVRSLQRDGALDAAADTGLPVCLMHMRGEPGNMQDDPQYPDIVAEVRDFLVERMAACATAGIPAERILLDPGFGFAKTLEHNLALFKRMSELSALGRPLLVGVSRKSMIGKVLGHEVGGRLYGSLALAALALTKGAHILRVHDVAETVDVVRMIAAVETAQ, translated from the coding sequence ATGTCTCAAGCGCAACACCTGAGCCGGCTACCCTGTGGTAGCCGGCTTCTTGATTTGTCCCGTCCGCAGGTGATGGGCATCCTCAATGTCACTCCTGATTCTTTCTCCGATGGTGGGCGCTTTACGGCGCGCGATGCTGCGCTGCGTCACGCCGAGCAGATGGTCGCCGCAGGTGCGACGCTGATCGATATCGGCGGTGAGTCCACCCGCCCAGGCGCCCGGGCCGTTTCTCCGACCGAAGAGCTGGAGCGGGTTGCGCCGGTGGTCGAAGCTATCGCCCGTCAGCTCGACGTGATCATTTCCGTGGATACCTCGACGCCCGCAGTCATGCGCGAAAGTGCAAGGCTGGGCGCGGGGCTGATCAATGATGTGCGTTCGTTGCAACGTGATGGTGCTCTGGATGCGGCGGCAGATACTGGTCTGCCGGTGTGTCTGATGCATATGCGCGGCGAGCCCGGCAACATGCAGGATGATCCGCAGTATCCGGATATCGTCGCTGAGGTGCGTGATTTTCTCGTCGAGCGCATGGCTGCCTGCGCGACAGCCGGTATTCCCGCTGAGCGGATCCTGCTCGATCCGGGCTTTGGTTTTGCCAAGACCCTGGAGCACAATCTCGCCCTGTTCAAGCGCATGAGTGAGCTCTCTGCGTTGGGGCGGCCCTTGCTGGTTGGTGTCTCACGCAAGAGCATGATCGGCAAGGTGCTTGGTCACGAGGTTGGTGGTCGCCTCTACGGTAGTCTGGCATTGGCTGCTCTGGCCTTGACCAAAGGCGCACATATTCTGCGTGTGCACGATGTCGCCGAAACGGTGGACGTGGTGCGCATGATCGCTGCGGTTGAAACGGCGCAATAG
- the secG gene encoding preprotein translocase subunit SecG: MLETVIVVLHLLGAIGIVVLVLLQQGKGADAGASFGSGASATVFGSQGSSTFLSRFTGILAAAFFITSLGLAFFAKEKADALTQVGLPDPAVLEVQQKPAVEDVPVLEEQAPASDASDVPEAPGQ, encoded by the coding sequence ATGCTGGAAACAGTCATTGTTGTTCTGCACCTGCTGGGTGCGATCGGTATTGTAGTGCTGGTGCTGTTGCAGCAGGGTAAAGGCGCTGACGCGGGTGCGTCGTTCGGTTCGGGTGCTTCGGCAACTGTATTCGGAAGCCAAGGTTCCTCTACCTTTCTGAGTAGGTTTACTGGTATACTCGCCGCGGCTTTTTTCATTACCAGCTTGGGTTTAGCGTTCTTTGCTAAAGAAAAAGCTGATGCACTGACTCAAGTTGGTCTGCCAGATCCAGCGGTTCTGGAAGTTCAACAAAAACCGGCTGTCGAAGATGTGCCGGTGCTCGAAGAGCAAGCTCCAGCATCCGATGCTTCGGATGTGCCGGAGGCTCCAGGGCAGTAA
- the rpsO gene encoding 30S ribosomal protein S15, whose amino-acid sequence MALSVEEKAQIVNDYKQAEGDTGSPEVQVALLTANINKLQGHFKANGKDHHSRRGLIRMVNQRRKLLDYLKGKDASRYSALIGRLGLRR is encoded by the coding sequence ATGGCACTCAGCGTTGAAGAAAAAGCCCAGATCGTAAACGACTACAAGCAAGCTGAAGGCGATACCGGTAGCCCGGAAGTGCAGGTTGCCCTGCTGACCGCCAACATCAACAAGCTGCAAGGCCACTTCAAGGCCAACGGCAAAGACCACCACAGCCGTCGTGGTCTGATCCGTATGGTGAACCAGCGTCGTAAGCTGCTGGACTACCTGAAGGGTAAAGATGCCAGTCGTTACAGCGCCCTGATCGGTCGCCTGGGCCTGCGTCGTTAA
- the rimP gene encoding ribosome maturation factor RimP, with protein MSSKLEQLQALLAPVIEALGYQCWGIEFLSQGRHSLLRVYIDKADGILIDDCEIVSRQLSGVLDVEDPITSEYTLEVSSPGMDRPLFTLEQFAAHAGEQVKIKLRSPFDGRRNFQGLLRGVEEQDVVVQVDDHEYLLPIDLIDKANIIPRFD; from the coding sequence GTGTCGAGCAAGCTAGAACAGTTGCAGGCCTTGTTGGCCCCAGTAATCGAGGCGCTCGGTTACCAATGTTGGGGCATCGAGTTCCTGTCGCAGGGGCGTCATTCGCTGCTGCGTGTCTATATCGATAAAGCCGATGGCATCCTGATCGACGATTGTGAAATCGTCAGCCGTCAGCTCAGTGGTGTACTCGATGTCGAGGATCCGATTACCTCGGAGTACACACTGGAAGTTTCTTCTCCTGGCATGGATCGTCCGTTGTTCACTCTCGAACAGTTTGCGGCGCATGCCGGTGAACAGGTGAAGATCAAGCTGCGTTCGCCTTTCGACGGGCGTCGTAACTTCCAGGGTCTCCTTCGCGGTGTGGAGGAGCAGGACGTGGTAGTTCAGGTGGATGACCACGAGTATCTGTTGCCGATCGACCTGATCGACAAGGCCAATATCATCCCCCGATTTGATTGA
- the nusA gene encoding transcription termination factor NusA, producing the protein MSKEVLLVVESVSNEKGVPASVIFEALELALATATKKRFEDEVDLRVSINRQNGSYETFRRWTVVDESEFEDPAYQVTEDMPQAVEANAKIGEVLEEKVDSIEFGRIAAQTAKQVIVQKVREAERAQVVDAYRERLGEIISGTVKKVTRDNVIVDLGNNAEALLAREDIIPRETFRVGVRLRALLKEIRTENRGPQLILSRTAPEMLIELFRIEVPEIAEGLIDVKAASRDPGSRAKIAVRSKDKRIDPQGACIGMRGSRVQAVSGELGGERVDIVLWDDNPAQFVINAMSPAEVAAIIVDEDAHAMDIAVGEDNLAQAIGRGGQNVRLASQLTGWTLNVMTEADIQAKQQAETGDILQSFIDELEVDEELAQVLVEEGFTSLEEIAYVPMEEMLSIDGFDEEIVNELRARAKDRLLTKAIANEEKLADAHPADDLLELEGMDKALALELALRGVITREDLAEQSIDDLLDIDGIDEERAGKLIMAARAHWFE; encoded by the coding sequence ATGAGCAAAGAAGTACTGCTGGTTGTTGAGTCGGTATCCAACGAAAAGGGTGTACCGGCCAGCGTGATTTTCGAGGCGCTGGAGCTGGCTCTGGCAACCGCCACCAAGAAGCGTTTCGAGGACGAAGTCGACCTGCGTGTGTCGATCAACCGTCAGAACGGTAGCTACGAAACTTTCCGCCGCTGGACCGTGGTCGATGAGTCCGAGTTCGAGGACCCGGCCTACCAGGTGACCGAGGACATGCCGCAGGCCGTTGAGGCCAACGCCAAGATCGGTGAGGTGCTCGAAGAGAAGGTCGATTCCATCGAGTTCGGTCGCATCGCCGCGCAAACCGCCAAGCAGGTCATCGTGCAGAAAGTGCGCGAGGCAGAGCGTGCTCAGGTAGTAGACGCCTACCGCGAGCGCCTGGGTGAGATCATCTCCGGCACCGTGAAGAAGGTCACCCGCGACAACGTCATCGTAGACCTGGGCAACAACGCCGAGGCGCTGCTGGCCCGTGAAGACATCATCCCGCGCGAGACTTTCCGCGTGGGTGTGCGTCTGCGTGCCCTGCTCAAGGAAATTCGTACCGAGAACCGCGGCCCGCAACTGATCCTGTCGCGTACCGCTCCGGAAATGCTGATCGAGCTGTTCCGCATCGAAGTACCGGAAATCGCCGAAGGGCTGATCGACGTCAAGGCCGCCTCCCGTGATCCGGGTTCGCGCGCCAAGATCGCCGTGCGCTCCAAGGACAAGCGTATCGACCCGCAGGGTGCCTGCATCGGTATGCGTGGTTCGCGCGTCCAGGCCGTTTCCGGCGAACTGGGCGGTGAGCGCGTCGATATCGTGCTGTGGGACGACAACCCCGCGCAGTTCGTTATCAATGCCATGTCGCCGGCTGAAGTGGCTGCGATCATCGTCGATGAAGATGCCCATGCCATGGACATCGCCGTTGGCGAAGACAACCTGGCCCAGGCCATTGGTCGTGGCGGTCAGAACGTGCGTCTTGCCAGTCAGTTGACCGGCTGGACCCTGAACGTGATGACCGAAGCGGACATTCAGGCCAAGCAACAGGCAGAAACCGGCGACATCCTGCAGTCCTTCATCGACGAGCTGGAAGTCGACGAAGAACTGGCTCAAGTCCTGGTCGAAGAGGGTTTCACCAGTCTCGAAGAGATTGCCTACGTACCCATGGAAGAAATGCTCAGTATCGATGGCTTCGACGAGGAGATCGTCAATGAGCTGCGTGCACGGGCTAAGGATCGTCTGCTGACCAAGGCGATCGCCAACGAGGAGAAGTTGGCCGATGCCCATCCGGCAGATGATTTGCTGGAACTGGAAGGCATGGACAAGGCGCTGGCTCTAGAGCTTGCGCTGCGCGGCGTGATTACCCGTGAAGACCTGGCCGAGCAGTCTATTGACGACCTGCTCGACATCGACGGCATCGACGAAGAGCGTGCCGGCAAGCTGATCATGGCCGCCCGAGCCCATTGGTTCGAATAA
- the rbfA gene encoding 30S ribosome-binding factor RbfA — translation MAKDYSRTQRIGDQMQRELAQLIRREVKDPRLGLVTITAVDVSRDIGHAKVFITVMGQDDAEAIKESLKVLNDAAGFLRMQLGKAMKLRSVPQLHFHYDESVQRGAHLSALIERAVAEDRLHDDTAGSKE, via the coding sequence ATGGCCAAAGATTACAGCCGTACCCAGCGTATCGGCGACCAGATGCAACGCGAACTGGCCCAGCTTATTCGGCGTGAGGTCAAGGATCCGCGTCTGGGGCTGGTGACTATCACCGCAGTCGACGTCAGTCGTGATATCGGTCACGCCAAGGTCTTCATCACCGTCATGGGGCAGGATGATGCCGAGGCGATCAAAGAGAGCCTCAAGGTACTCAACGACGCGGCCGGTTTCCTGCGCATGCAGCTGGGCAAGGCGATGAAGCTGCGCAGCGTGCCACAGCTGCACTTCCACTACGACGAGAGCGTCCAGCGCGGTGCTCACCTGTCGGCACTGATCGAGCGTGCCGTGGCGGAAGATCGTCTGCACGACGACACCGCGGGTTCCAAGGAGTAA
- the infB gene encoding translation initiation factor IF-2 encodes MTQVTVKELATVVDTPVERLLQQMREAGLSHDSAEQVVTDSEKQALLAHLKSSHGDKVEEPRKITLQRKTTSTLRVAGSKTISVEVRKKKTFVKRSPEEIEAEKQRELEAQRAAAEAERLKAEEEAKRKADEEAKRQPAAAATDGAAPVAAPTPVSEPLVAAPVVEVERKKEEVRRPEKARSDEDERRDRKHTQHRPATKEKAPAPRVAPRSVDEESDGFRRGGRGKSKMKKRNQHGFQAPAGPVVREVAIGETITVGDLAQQMSVKAAEVIKFMFKMGTPATINQVLDQETAQLIAEELGHKVKLVSDTALEDSLAESLKFEGEAVSRAPVVTVMGHVDHGKTSLLDYIRRAKVASGEAGGITQHIGAYHVETERGMVTFLDTPGHAAFTAMRARGAKATDIVILVVAADDGVMPQTQEAVQHAKAAGVPIVVAVNKIDKPDANPDNIKNGLAALDVIPEEWGGDAPYVHVSAKMGTGIDELLEAVLLQAEVLELKATPSAPGRGVVVESRLDKGRGPVATVLVQDGTLRQGDMVLVGVNYGRVRAMLDENGKPIKEAGPSIPVEILGLDGTPDAGDDMTVVADEKKAREVALFRQGKFREVKLARAHAGKLENIFENMGQEEKKTLNIVLKSDVRGSLEALQGSLSTLGNDEVQVRVVGGGVGGITESDANLALASNAVLFGFNVRADAGARKIVEAEGLDMRYYNVIYDIIEDVKKALTGMLGSDVRENILGTAEVRDVFRSPKFGAVAGCMVIEGTVFRNRPIRVLREDVVIFEGELESLRRFKDDVAEVRNGMECGIAVKSYNDVKVGDKIEVFEKVQVARSL; translated from the coding sequence ATGACGCAAGTCACGGTTAAAGAACTGGCCACAGTGGTCGACACCCCGGTTGAGCGCCTGCTGCAGCAGATGCGTGAAGCTGGCCTGTCCCACGACAGTGCCGAACAAGTAGTGACCGATAGTGAGAAACAGGCCCTGCTGGCCCATCTCAAGAGCAGTCACGGCGACAAGGTCGAAGAGCCGCGCAAGATCACCTTGCAGCGCAAGACCACCAGCACCCTGCGCGTTGCTGGTAGCAAGACCATCAGTGTTGAAGTGCGCAAGAAGAAAACCTTCGTCAAGCGCAGCCCGGAAGAGATCGAAGCCGAGAAGCAGCGCGAGCTGGAAGCGCAGCGCGCCGCTGCCGAGGCTGAACGCCTGAAGGCCGAAGAAGAAGCCAAGCGCAAGGCTGACGAAGAAGCCAAGCGTCAGCCTGCCGCTGCTGCGACCGATGGCGCTGCACCAGTTGCTGCGCCGACGCCTGTCAGCGAGCCGCTGGTTGCCGCTCCGGTCGTCGAAGTCGAGCGCAAGAAAGAGGAAGTGCGTCGCCCCGAGAAGGCACGCTCTGATGAAGATGAGCGTCGCGATCGCAAGCACACCCAGCATCGCCCCGCGACCAAGGAGAAGGCGCCGGCTCCGCGCGTCGCTCCGCGTAGCGTCGATGAAGAAAGCGACGGTTTCCGTCGTGGTGGCCGCGGCAAGTCGAAGATGAAGAAGCGCAACCAGCATGGCTTCCAGGCTCCGGCCGGTCCGGTGGTGCGTGAAGTGGCCATTGGCGAAACCATCACGGTGGGCGATCTGGCTCAGCAGATGTCGGTCAAGGCTGCTGAAGTCATCAAGTTCATGTTCAAGATGGGCACCCCGGCCACCATCAACCAGGTGCTGGATCAGGAAACTGCCCAGCTGATCGCCGAAGAGTTGGGCCACAAGGTCAAGCTGGTCAGTGATACCGCCCTGGAAGATTCCCTGGCCGAGTCGCTGAAGTTCGAAGGTGAAGCCGTTTCCCGTGCTCCGGTCGTGACCGTAATGGGCCATGTTGACCACGGTAAGACCTCGCTGCTCGACTACATTCGTCGCGCCAAGGTGGCTTCCGGTGAAGCGGGTGGCATCACCCAGCATATCGGTGCTTACCACGTGGAAACCGAGCGTGGCATGGTCACCTTCCTCGACACCCCCGGTCACGCTGCGTTTACCGCCATGCGTGCGCGTGGTGCCAAGGCGACCGACATCGTCATCCTGGTCGTTGCAGCTGACGACGGCGTAATGCCGCAGACCCAGGAAGCCGTACAGCACGCGAAAGCGGCTGGCGTGCCGATCGTGGTCGCGGTGAACAAGATCGACAAGCCCGATGCCAACCCGGATAACATCAAGAACGGCCTGGCCGCTCTCGACGTGATCCCGGAAGAGTGGGGCGGCGATGCACCTTACGTGCACGTGTCGGCCAAGATGGGTACCGGCATCGACGAGCTGCTCGAAGCCGTACTGCTGCAGGCTGAAGTTCTCGAGCTGAAAGCCACGCCGTCGGCCCCGGGTCGTGGTGTGGTGGTCGAATCGCGTCTGGACAAGGGCCGTGGCCCGGTGGCCACCGTGCTGGTTCAGGACGGTACCCTGCGTCAGGGCGACATGGTCCTGGTTGGCGTCAACTATGGCCGCGTGCGTGCCATGCTTGACGAGAACGGCAAGCCGATCAAGGAAGCCGGTCCTTCCATTCCGGTCGAGATCCTCGGCCTCGATGGTACGCCGGATGCCGGTGACGACATGACCGTGGTCGCCGACGAGAAGAAGGCCCGCGAAGTTGCCCTGTTCCGTCAAGGCAAGTTCCGTGAGGTCAAGCTGGCCCGTGCTCACGCCGGCAAGCTGGAAAACATCTTCGAGAACATGGGCCAGGAAGAGAAGAAAACCCTCAACATCGTGCTCAAGTCCGATGTGCGTGGTTCTCTGGAAGCCCTGCAAGGCTCGCTCAGCACCCTGGGTAACGACGAAGTGCAGGTGCGTGTGGTCGGTGGCGGCGTCGGTGGTATCACCGAGTCCGATGCCAACCTGGCGCTGGCTTCCAACGCCGTGCTGTTCGGCTTCAACGTCCGTGCTGACGCTGGTGCGCGCAAGATCGTCGAGGCCGAAGGCCTGGACATGCGCTACTACAACGTAATCTACGACATCATCGAAGACGTCAAAAAGGCGCTCACCGGTATGCTCGGCAGCGATGTTCGCGAGAACATCCTGGGCACCGCCGAAGTGCGTGACGTATTCCGTTCGCCGAAGTTTGGCGCGGTTGCCGGTTGCATGGTCATCGAAGGCACTGTCTTCCGTAACCGTCCGATCCGCGTACTGCGTGAAGACGTGGTGATCTTCGAAGGTGAGCTGGAATCGCTGCGTCGCTTCAAGGACGACGTCGCCGAAGTGCGTAACGGCATGGAGTGCGGTATCGCGGTGAAGAGCTACAACGACGTCAAGGTCGGCGACAAGATCGAAGTGTTCGAGAAAGTCCAGGTGGCTCGCAGCCTGTAA
- the tpiA gene encoding triose-phosphate isomerase, producing the protein MRRPLVAGNWKMHGTRASVAELIEGVRQQVLPADVDVAVFPSSLHIAQVVEGLNGKAVKVGAQDCAAQVEQGALTGELAVSQLVDGGCELVLVGHSERRLILGESDEVVVRKFAAVQAAGLTPVLCVGETREQREANKTLGVVGGQLAAVIGALGVDVLKNAVVAYEPVWAIGTGLTATPEQAQEVHAAIRAQVAQLDAGVASGLRILYGGSVKATSAAELFGMRDIDGGLVGGASLNADEFGAICRAAGN; encoded by the coding sequence ATGCGTCGCCCCTTGGTCGCTGGTAACTGGAAAATGCACGGTACCCGCGCAAGCGTCGCAGAGCTGATCGAAGGTGTACGTCAGCAGGTACTGCCTGCTGATGTCGATGTTGCGGTGTTTCCCTCCAGTCTGCATATCGCTCAGGTCGTCGAAGGCCTGAATGGTAAAGCGGTGAAGGTTGGAGCGCAGGATTGTGCGGCACAAGTAGAGCAGGGCGCCTTGACTGGTGAGCTGGCAGTTAGTCAGTTGGTCGACGGCGGTTGTGAGCTGGTGCTTGTTGGTCACTCCGAGCGTCGCCTGATTCTGGGTGAAAGTGACGAAGTGGTCGTGCGCAAGTTTGCAGCGGTACAGGCTGCAGGTTTGACTCCCGTGCTCTGTGTGGGGGAGACCCGCGAGCAACGTGAAGCGAATAAAACGCTGGGTGTAGTGGGTGGCCAGTTGGCCGCAGTGATCGGCGCGCTGGGTGTCGATGTGCTGAAAAACGCCGTAGTGGCCTATGAGCCTGTATGGGCCATTGGTACCGGGTTGACCGCTACGCCCGAGCAGGCTCAGGAAGTGCACGCAGCGATCCGTGCGCAAGTTGCGCAGCTCGATGCTGGTGTCGCGAGTGGGTTGAGAATTCTTTATGGTGGCAGTGTGAAGGCCACCAGTGCTGCCGAGTTGTTCGGCATGCGGGATATCGATGGGGGGCTCGTAGGTGGCGCCTCTCTGAATGCGGATGAATTCGGTGCGATCTGTCGCGCTGCAGGAAACTGA
- the glmM gene encoding phosphoglucosamine mutase, whose protein sequence is MARKYFGTDGIRGRVGQFPITPDFMLKLGWAAGMAFRKQGKCRILIGKDTRISGYMFESALEAGLAAAGADVQLLGPMPTPAIAYLTRTFQADAGIVISASHNPHDDNGIKFFSSEGTKLPDDVEAMIEELLDQPMTVVESAGIGKASRINDASGRYIEFCKGSVPSGTSFKGLKIVIDCAHGAAYKVAPSVFRELGAEVRVISAQPDGLNINDACGSTHIAALQAEVVAQQADLGIAFDGDADRVLMVDQYGAVVDGDELLFIIARDLQERGRLRGGVVGTLMSNLGLELALADLNIPFIRANVGDRYVIAELLARNWQLGGENSGHLVCFQHTTTGDAIIAALQVLMALKRRGQSLVDARSDLKKCPQVLVNVRFSGAVDPLEHPSVKEACARVTESMAGRGRVLLRKSGTEPLVRVMVEGDEESSVRGYADELAKIVAEVCA, encoded by the coding sequence ATGGCTAGAAAATACTTCGGCACCGACGGTATTCGTGGTCGCGTTGGCCAGTTTCCAATTACTCCGGATTTCATGCTCAAGCTCGGTTGGGCGGCTGGCATGGCGTTTCGCAAGCAGGGCAAGTGCCGCATCCTGATCGGTAAGGACACGCGTATCTCTGGCTACATGTTCGAGTCCGCCCTCGAGGCTGGGCTGGCTGCCGCGGGGGCGGACGTGCAACTGCTCGGGCCGATGCCGACGCCGGCCATTGCCTATCTGACGCGCACTTTCCAGGCCGATGCCGGTATCGTCATCAGTGCTTCGCACAATCCGCATGACGATAACGGCATCAAGTTCTTTTCCAGCGAAGGCACCAAGCTTCCGGACGATGTCGAGGCGATGATCGAAGAGTTGCTCGATCAGCCGATGACCGTGGTGGAGTCCGCCGGGATCGGCAAGGCTTCGCGGATCAACGATGCCTCCGGTCGCTACATCGAGTTCTGCAAGGGCAGTGTGCCCAGTGGCACCAGCTTCAAAGGCCTGAAGATCGTCATCGATTGCGCCCATGGCGCTGCCTACAAGGTCGCGCCGAGTGTATTTCGCGAGCTGGGTGCGGAGGTTCGAGTCATTTCGGCGCAGCCCGACGGTCTCAATATCAATGATGCTTGCGGTTCCACGCACATTGCCGCGCTGCAGGCTGAAGTGGTCGCACAGCAGGCTGATCTGGGTATCGCCTTCGATGGCGATGCTGATCGTGTGCTGATGGTCGACCAATATGGTGCGGTGGTCGATGGTGATGAGCTGTTGTTCATCATTGCGCGTGATCTGCAGGAGCGTGGGCGGCTGCGTGGTGGTGTGGTCGGCACGCTGATGAGCAATCTCGGGTTGGAACTGGCTCTGGCCGATCTGAACATCCCATTCATTCGCGCCAATGTGGGCGATCGTTATGTGATCGCTGAATTGCTGGCGCGCAACTGGCAGCTCGGTGGCGAGAATTCCGGGCACCTGGTGTGCTTCCAGCACACCACGACTGGCGATGCGATTATTGCGGCCCTGCAGGTTTTGATGGCGCTCAAGCGCCGCGGTCAGAGCCTGGTTGATGCGCGCAGCGATCTGAAGAAGTGTCCGCAGGTGCTGGTCAATGTGCGATTCTCCGGTGCTGTCGATCCGCTCGAGCATCCGTCGGTGAAGGAAGCCTGCGCGCGGGTGACCGAGAGCATGGCGGGGCGTGGTCGAGTGCTGCTGCGCAAGTCCGGCACCGAGCCGCTGGTGCGGGTGATGGTCGAAGGTGACGAGGAAAGCTCGGTTCGCGGCTATGCCGATGAATTGGCTAAGATTGTTGCCGAAGTCTGTGCTTGA